From the genome of Halobellus litoreus, one region includes:
- a CDS encoding ArsA family ATPase produces the protein MSSTDVDAAAGDEERGGETDAAEDDHAVDVEPVESVDSGGAPIGDVETAGLPESVDAPDYVLYGGKGGVGKTTMAAATALASAAAGTATLVVSTDPAHSLSDTLGVDVPAEPTRIREDWPLYAAEIDPDAAVGPFAGDPEGESTVTEDGAGGFDPDTDVEGNPFAEGDGAGSAPGGDGGTSPFGDLGGMEDLLGGAMGPGSMPGADEAAAMQQLLEYLDDPRFDRVVVDTAPTGHTLRLLELPEMMDSMLGRIAKMRQQFSGMMEGVKGMFGMGSDGAATPDLDELRERIERLRTVLRDPAKTDFRVVMIPEEMSVVETERLVERLDGYGIPVQTLVVNRVMEDLADVTSTEVDDRWVVSPDLDHCEFCQRRWGVQQDAIGRATELFRGREVKRVPLLAEEVRGEEALRVVAACLE, from the coding sequence ATGTCGAGCACCGACGTCGACGCCGCAGCGGGCGACGAGGAGCGCGGGGGAGAGACCGACGCCGCCGAGGACGACCACGCGGTCGACGTCGAACCGGTCGAGAGCGTCGACTCCGGCGGCGCACCGATCGGGGACGTCGAAACCGCCGGACTCCCCGAGTCCGTCGACGCGCCCGACTACGTCCTCTACGGAGGAAAGGGCGGCGTCGGCAAGACGACGATGGCGGCCGCGACGGCGCTGGCGTCGGCGGCGGCGGGCACCGCGACGCTCGTCGTCTCCACCGATCCGGCGCACTCGCTGTCGGACACCCTCGGCGTCGACGTGCCGGCGGAGCCGACGCGAATCAGGGAGGACTGGCCGCTGTACGCCGCCGAGATCGATCCCGACGCGGCCGTCGGCCCGTTCGCCGGCGATCCGGAAGGTGAATCGACGGTCACGGAGGACGGCGCAGGCGGCTTCGACCCCGACACCGACGTGGAGGGGAATCCCTTCGCGGAGGGCGACGGGGCGGGCTCCGCCCCCGGCGGCGACGGGGGTACCTCGCCGTTCGGCGACCTCGGCGGAATGGAGGACCTCCTCGGCGGCGCGATGGGGCCGGGATCGATGCCGGGGGCCGACGAGGCGGCGGCGATGCAGCAGTTGCTCGAATACCTCGACGACCCGCGGTTCGACCGCGTCGTCGTCGACACGGCACCCACGGGACACACGCTCAGACTGCTCGAACTCCCGGAGATGATGGACTCGATGCTCGGGCGGATCGCGAAGATGCGCCAGCAGTTCTCGGGGATGATGGAGGGCGTCAAGGGGATGTTCGGGATGGGGAGCGACGGCGCGGCGACGCCCGACCTCGACGAGCTTCGCGAGCGGATCGAGCGGCTGCGGACGGTCCTGCGCGACCCGGCGAAGACCGACTTCCGAGTCGTGATGATCCCCGAGGAGATGAGCGTCGTCGAGACCGAGCGGCTCGTCGAGCGCCTCGACGGCTACGGCATCCCCGTCCAGACGCTCGTCGTCAACCGGGTGATGGAGGACCTCGCGGACGTGACGAGCACCGAGGTCGACGATCGGTGGGTCGTCTCGCCGGACCTGGACCACTGCGAGTTCTGCCAGCGCCGCTGGGGCGTCCAGCAGGACGCGATCGGACGCGCGACGGAACTGTTCAGAGGCCGGGAGGTCAAGCGCGTGCCGCTCTTGGCCGAGGAGGTCCGCGGCGAGGAGGCGCTGCGGGTCGTCGCCGCGTGTCTGGAGTGA
- a CDS encoding SDR family oxidoreductase: MHPKTVLITGCSSGIGRATALAFLEEDWSVYATARNPADIETLGEKGCRIATLDVTDGDDVDRVVDRIIEEEGHISCLVNNAGFGQMGPLEDVPTTQVHRQFDVNVYGPHRLIRAVLPHMRAQEAGTIVNLSSAAGRVSFPGGGVYAGSKFALEAMSDALRNEVDEYGIDVVVVEPGPVETNFSDRVEREVNGTEDGGEGDRDGEPIPGLERSGAYESFYELFSDTQLIGGGGLGAIPPERVAEDVVDAASSTKPRARYQPGTAARVTVLARHLPSRWLDTAYRYLRKL; the protein is encoded by the coding sequence GTGCATCCGAAGACGGTCCTCATCACCGGCTGCTCGTCCGGCATCGGCCGCGCCACGGCGCTCGCCTTCCTCGAGGAGGACTGGAGCGTCTACGCGACGGCCAGAAACCCCGCGGACATCGAGACGCTCGGCGAGAAGGGCTGCCGCATCGCGACGCTCGACGTCACCGACGGGGACGACGTCGACCGGGTCGTCGACCGGATCATCGAGGAGGAGGGCCACATCTCCTGTCTCGTCAACAACGCCGGGTTCGGACAGATGGGGCCGCTCGAAGACGTGCCCACGACGCAGGTCCACCGGCAGTTCGACGTGAACGTCTACGGGCCGCACCGGCTGATCCGCGCCGTCCTGCCGCATATGCGCGCCCAGGAGGCGGGCACCATCGTGAACCTCTCCAGCGCCGCCGGGCGGGTGTCGTTCCCCGGCGGCGGCGTCTACGCCGGGTCGAAGTTCGCCCTGGAGGCGATGAGCGACGCGCTCAGGAACGAGGTCGACGAGTACGGCATCGACGTCGTCGTGGTCGAACCGGGGCCGGTCGAGACCAACTTCTCCGATCGCGTCGAGCGCGAGGTCAACGGGACCGAGGACGGCGGCGAAGGCGACCGGGACGGCGAACCGATCCCCGGACTGGAACGCTCGGGCGCGTACGAATCGTTCTACGAACTCTTCTCGGACACGCAGCTGATCGGCGGCGGCGGACTCGGCGCGATCCCACCCGAGCGCGTCGCCGAGGACGTCGTCGACGCCGCCTCCTCGACGAAGCCGCGGGCGCGATACCAGCCCGGGACCGCCGCGCGCGTCACCGTGCTGGCGCGGCACCTGCCCTCGCGGTGGCTGGACACGGCGTACCGGTACCTCCGAAAACTGTAG
- a CDS encoding class I SAM-dependent methyltransferase — MDDERATPVRETYDRIAEHFAATREYPWPEVTAFLGSDAASDAGAEDGAAEGDGAAADVPAALVEGARPALDGRRGDSDESGRVGLDLGCGNGRHAESLSAVVERVVGVDASGGLLRTAGERSNERGFADSLELVRGDAASLPLRADSVDVAVYVATLHHLRSRERRVASLSELARVLAPGGRALVSAWSTAHDRFEETAGFDTTVAWTLPGGERVPRFYHIYDPEEFEADLAASDLDVVAHTVSSGNCYAVVGASEGQ, encoded by the coding sequence ATGGACGACGAGCGGGCGACGCCGGTCAGGGAGACGTACGACCGGATCGCAGAGCACTTCGCGGCGACGCGGGAGTACCCCTGGCCCGAAGTGACGGCGTTTCTGGGCAGCGATGCAGCGAGCGATGCGGGGGCAGAGGACGGCGCGGCGGAGGGCGACGGCGCGGCGGCCGACGTTCCCGCGGCGCTGGTAGAGGGGGCTCGACCGGCGCTCGACGGCAGGCGTGGAGACTCAGACGAGAGCGGACGAGTCGGGCTCGACCTCGGGTGCGGAAACGGCCGGCACGCGGAGTCGCTTTCGGCGGTCGTCGAGCGCGTGGTCGGCGTCGACGCGAGCGGCGGACTGCTTCGAACGGCGGGGGAGCGGTCGAACGAGCGGGGCTTCGCCGACTCGCTCGAACTCGTTCGGGGAGACGCGGCGTCGCTGCCGCTTCGGGCCGACAGCGTCGACGTCGCCGTCTACGTCGCGACCCTGCATCACCTCCGCTCCCGAGAGCGGCGGGTCGCCAGCCTCTCTGAACTGGCCCGCGTGCTCGCTCCCGGCGGCCGGGCGCTCGTGAGCGCCTGGTCGACCGCCCACGACCGATTCGAGGAGACGGCGGGGTTCGACACGACGGTCGCGTGGACGCTCCCCGGCGGCGAGCGCGTCCCGCGGTTCTACCACATCTACGACCCCGAGGAGTTCGAGGCGGACCTCGCGGCGAGCGACCTCGACGTGGTTGCACACACCGTCTCGAGCGGCAACTGCTACGCCGTGGTCGGAGCGAGCGAAGGTCAGTGA
- a CDS encoding type II/IV secretion system ATPase subunit — MGEPNAESERGGPSEGEAAAAPDGGSRKPSGAAGADERPSKAGTTSATDGGTVAADGDATTTQGGAIDRLKRQIRRTIEVLKGSSIDVRPYRPGDGVFAEFEVPDGQELVDRYWVNAPYAYVVITYDDEESEHYYYAVEPELDEFEAELLARARVDIRDPLLYQTDAEPTAEETLRREFRSLLEQYGVDVSMRTFHALLYYLARDFRGFDRIDPLMHDPHIEDISCDGYDLPIFVYHDEYTDIETNVSYAADDLDDFVIRLAQESGRHVSVGDPVVGTTLPDGSRVELALGEEVTPRGSAFTIRKYAEEPFTPVDLIENGTFSVAEMAYLWLCIENNRSLIFAGGTASGKTTSMNAVSMFIPPRAKVLTIEDTRELSLYHDNWLSSVTRERLHEGSDIDMYDLLRSSLRHRPEFIIVGEVRGNEAVTLFQAMNTGHTTFSTMHADSIETVINRLENEPINVPRAMVQSLDLLCVQTLTRVEGERVRRSKAIGEIGEIDQRTGELDYSRAFRWDAGTDSFERSDSSLIEEIQRDRGWSRTERKREMNRRERFLELLAELGTTDYRRFTALVNEYYAAPERVMDRLEAAREEASGDGSADGGASANSPEVGGSDIDGGGDVGTDDGEPSTGSDDRGDVGTDDGKPSTKADNGDSRANVDDSEGGDTDGPR; from the coding sequence ATGGGGGAGCCGAATGCCGAGTCGGAAAGGGGGGGTCCGTCCGAAGGGGAAGCAGCGGCCGCGCCGGACGGCGGGAGCCGGAAACCGTCCGGTGCTGCAGGCGCGGACGAGCGGCCGTCGAAAGCTGGTACCACGTCGGCCACAGACGGCGGGACGGTCGCGGCCGACGGCGACGCGACCACGACCCAGGGCGGCGCGATCGACCGGCTCAAACGGCAGATCCGTCGCACGATCGAGGTCCTCAAGGGGTCCTCGATCGACGTCCGACCGTACCGCCCCGGCGACGGCGTCTTCGCCGAGTTCGAGGTGCCGGACGGGCAGGAACTCGTCGACCGCTACTGGGTGAACGCGCCGTACGCCTACGTCGTGATCACCTACGACGACGAGGAGAGCGAACACTACTACTACGCGGTCGAGCCCGAACTCGACGAGTTCGAGGCCGAACTCCTCGCCAGGGCCAGAGTCGACATCCGCGATCCGCTGTTGTACCAGACCGACGCGGAGCCGACGGCAGAGGAGACGCTCCGGAGGGAGTTCCGGAGCCTGCTCGAACAGTACGGCGTCGACGTCTCGATGCGGACGTTCCACGCGCTCCTGTACTACCTCGCTCGCGACTTCCGCGGGTTCGACCGCATCGACCCGCTGATGCACGACCCGCACATCGAGGACATCTCCTGCGACGGCTACGACCTCCCGATCTTCGTCTACCACGACGAGTACACCGACATCGAGACGAACGTCTCCTACGCCGCCGACGACCTCGACGACTTCGTGATCCGGTTGGCTCAGGAGTCCGGTCGCCACGTGAGCGTCGGCGACCCGGTGGTCGGAACGACGCTCCCGGACGGGTCGCGCGTCGAACTCGCGCTCGGCGAGGAAGTGACCCCGCGGGGGTCGGCGTTCACCATCCGGAAGTACGCCGAAGAGCCGTTCACGCCGGTCGACCTCATCGAGAACGGGACGTTCTCCGTCGCGGAGATGGCGTACCTGTGGCTCTGCATCGAGAACAACCGGAGCCTCATCTTCGCCGGCGGGACGGCGTCGGGCAAGACGACGTCGATGAACGCCGTCTCGATGTTCATCCCGCCGCGCGCGAAGGTCCTGACCATCGAGGACACCCGGGAGCTGTCGCTGTATCACGACAACTGGCTCTCGTCGGTCACGCGGGAGCGCCTCCACGAGGGGAGCGACATCGACATGTACGACCTGCTCAGGTCCTCGCTGCGGCACCGCCCGGAGTTCATCATCGTCGGCGAGGTTCGCGGGAACGAGGCCGTCACGCTGTTTCAGGCGATGAACACCGGCCACACGACGTTCTCGACGATGCACGCCGACAGCATCGAGACCGTGATCAATCGCTTGGAGAACGAGCCGATCAACGTGCCGCGGGCGATGGTCCAGTCGCTGGACCTCCTGTGCGTGCAGACGCTGACGCGCGTCGAGGGCGAGCGCGTCCGTCGCTCCAAGGCGATCGGCGAGATCGGCGAGATCGACCAGCGGACCGGCGAGCTCGACTACTCGCGGGCGTTCAGGTGGGACGCCGGCACGGATTCCTTCGAGCGGAGCGATTCGAGCCTCATCGAGGAGATCCAGCGCGACCGTGGCTGGAGCCGAACGGAGCGGAAGCGCGAGATGAACCGGAGAGAGCGGTTTCTGGAACTGCTCGCGGAACTGGGGACGACCGACTACCGACGGTTCACCGCGCTCGTCAACGAGTACTACGCGGCCCCCGAACGCGTGATGGATCGGCTCGAAGCCGCACGCGAGGAGGCGTCCGGCGACGGGAGTGCGGACGGCGGGGCGTCCGCGAATTCGCCGGAAGTCGGCGGGAGCGACATCGACGGCGGCGGGGACGTGGGGACTGACGACGGGGAACCGAGCACGGGAAGCGACGACCGCGGGGACGTGGGGACTGACGACGGGAAGCCAAGCACGAAAGCCGACAACGGGGACTCGCGAGCGAACGTCGACGACAGCGAGGGGGGCGACACCGATGGCCCTCGTTGA
- the malQ gene encoding 4-alpha-glucanotransferase: protein MRFDRRSGVFLHLTSLPGPHGIGDLGRGARAFVDWLDAAEQSYWQFCPLGPTAPVHGDSPYQAYSAFAGNPLLVSLDRLVEAGYLGEGDLEPVPDFSPHEVNYDRVREYKTDRLRTAAERFRSAGDGSDAGSAGDDAAGDGDGGAVDSDRGVSDADREAFEAFRERESAWLDDYALFMALRTRYDGAWTSWPESVRARDPETLAAHREELASEVHYREFAQFVFDRQWRDLREYARDRGIDLVGDLPIYVALDSTDVWASPEAFDLTSDRDPAAVAGVPPNPQDDGQRWGNPVYDWETLAEDDYGWWLDRLDRLFDLVDVTRIDHFKGFDEFWAIPADSDSPADGEWRDAPGADFFETVEARLGELPFVVEDLGFVDQSLVDLRERFGFPAMRVPHYADWCREGDMYQPMHYPENSVAYSSTHDTNTLVGYYEDLPAEQRSCLEYNIGADGSEINWSMIEAIWRSGSVLAFTTMQDVLGLDEHARFNRPGTKLGNWSWRCTTEAFSEGLADRLARLTDEHIRN, encoded by the coding sequence ATGCGATTCGACCGACGATCAGGCGTCTTCCTCCATCTCACGTCGCTCCCCGGACCGCACGGAATCGGGGACCTCGGCCGCGGCGCGCGGGCGTTCGTCGACTGGCTGGACGCGGCCGAGCAGTCCTACTGGCAGTTCTGTCCGCTCGGTCCGACGGCCCCGGTCCACGGCGACTCGCCGTATCAGGCCTACTCCGCGTTCGCCGGCAACCCGCTCCTCGTGAGCCTCGACCGACTCGTCGAGGCGGGGTACCTCGGCGAGGGGGACCTCGAACCGGTTCCGGACTTCTCACCGCACGAGGTCAACTACGACCGGGTTCGCGAGTACAAGACCGATCGGCTCCGGACGGCGGCGGAGCGGTTCCGGTCAGCGGGCGACGGCAGCGACGCGGGGAGCGCCGGAGACGACGCGGCAGGAGACGGCGACGGCGGGGCGGTCGATTCCGATCGCGGGGTCTCCGACGCGGACCGCGAGGCCTTCGAGGCCTTCCGCGAGCGCGAGTCGGCGTGGCTCGACGACTACGCGCTGTTTATGGCGTTGCGGACGCGGTACGACGGGGCGTGGACGTCGTGGCCGGAGTCGGTTCGGGCGCGCGACCCGGAGACGCTCGCGGCCCACCGCGAGGAGTTGGCCTCGGAGGTGCACTACCGCGAGTTCGCCCAGTTCGTCTTCGACCGCCAGTGGCGCGACCTCCGGGAGTACGCGCGCGACCGCGGGATCGACCTCGTCGGCGACCTCCCGATCTACGTCGCCCTCGACAGCACCGACGTCTGGGCGAGCCCCGAGGCGTTCGATCTCACGTCCGACCGCGATCCCGCCGCCGTCGCCGGCGTTCCGCCGAACCCGCAGGACGACGGCCAGCGCTGGGGGAACCCCGTCTACGACTGGGAAACGCTGGCCGAGGACGACTACGGCTGGTGGCTCGATCGCCTCGACCGCCTGTTCGACCTCGTCGACGTCACCCGGATCGACCACTTCAAGGGGTTCGACGAGTTCTGGGCGATCCCGGCAGACTCCGACTCGCCGGCCGACGGCGAGTGGCGGGACGCGCCGGGCGCGGACTTCTTCGAGACCGTCGAAGCGCGACTCGGGGAACTCCCGTTCGTCGTCGAGGACCTGGGGTTCGTCGATCAGTCGCTCGTCGACCTCCGCGAGCGCTTCGGCTTCCCCGCGATGCGGGTGCCGCACTACGCGGACTGGTGCCGGGAGGGCGATATGTACCAGCCGATGCACTACCCCGAGAACAGCGTCGCGTACTCGTCGACGCACGACACGAACACGCTCGTCGGGTACTACGAGGACCTCCCGGCCGAACAGCGGAGCTGCCTGGAGTACAACATCGGGGCGGACGGCTCGGAGATCAACTGGTCGATGATCGAAGCGATCTGGCGCTCCGGCTCCGTCCTCGCGTTCACGACGATGCAGGACGTCCTCGGCCTCGACGAGCACGCCCGGTTCAACCGTCCCGGGACGAAGTTGGGGAACTGGTCGTGGCGGTGTACGACCGAGGCGTTCTCCGAAGGGTTGGCCGATCGGCTCGCTCGGCTGACCGACGAGCACATCAGGAACTGA
- a CDS encoding NAD(P)/FAD-dependent oxidoreductase, translating into MSETADGDDYEVVVVGGGPAGLQTALYTTRLGHDTAVVDRGGGRAAMMLETHNVIGVPEDTSGNEFLQTAQEQVEAYGADVIRDFVVEAERTEDGRFKLVGNDGEFRADRVVLGVGFNDERPDPPVPRTGRGLHYCLHCDAYMFVDRPVYVMGTGEAAAHVAMIMLNFTDEVDVLLRGETPEWSDETDEQLRGHPIDVVEAEITGMQKGEDGWLEAFEFDDGTVRQYRGGFPMYGSNYNTALAEQLGCELNDDDTVVVDESMETTVDGVYAVGDITPGHNQIPVAMGKGAQAGLDIHYDLREFPRDLDAIRSDGPVSRDELPGMGARVRAAAAEFEEARAPPLDSPQVETADDD; encoded by the coding sequence ATGAGTGAAACAGCGGACGGAGACGACTACGAAGTGGTCGTCGTGGGCGGCGGTCCGGCAGGGCTTCAGACCGCGCTGTACACGACGCGACTGGGGCACGACACCGCCGTCGTCGACCGCGGCGGCGGTCGCGCGGCGATGATGCTGGAGACGCACAACGTCATCGGCGTGCCGGAGGACACCTCGGGGAACGAGTTCCTGCAGACGGCACAGGAACAGGTCGAAGCGTACGGTGCGGACGTGATCCGCGATTTCGTCGTCGAGGCCGAGCGGACCGAGGACGGCCGATTCAAACTCGTCGGCAACGACGGCGAGTTCCGCGCCGACCGGGTCGTCCTCGGCGTCGGCTTCAACGACGAACGACCCGATCCGCCCGTCCCGCGGACGGGGCGGGGACTACACTACTGTCTGCACTGCGACGCCTACATGTTCGTCGACCGGCCGGTGTACGTGATGGGAACCGGCGAGGCCGCCGCCCACGTGGCGATGATTATGCTCAACTTCACCGACGAGGTTGATGTGCTGCTTCGCGGCGAGACGCCGGAATGGAGCGACGAGACCGACGAACAGCTCCGCGGACATCCGATCGACGTCGTGGAGGCGGAAATCACCGGGATGCAGAAGGGCGAGGACGGGTGGTTGGAAGCCTTCGAGTTCGACGACGGGACCGTCCGGCAGTACCGCGGTGGGTTCCCGATGTACGGCTCGAACTACAACACCGCGCTCGCGGAGCAACTCGGCTGTGAACTGAACGATGACGACACGGTCGTCGTCGACGAGAGTATGGAGACGACCGTCGACGGCGTCTACGCCGTCGGCGACATCACGCCGGGACACAACCAGATCCCGGTCGCGATGGGCAAGGGCGCGCAGGCCGGCCTCGACATCCACTACGATCTCCGGGAGTTCCCGCGCGACCTCGACGCCATCCGGTCGGACGGACCGGTCTCCCGCGACGAACTACCGGGGATGGGAGCGCGCGTCCGCGCCGCCGCCGCGGAGTTCGAGGAGGCGCGCGCGCCGCCGCTGGACTCTCCGCAGGTCGAAACAGCGGACGACGACTGA
- a CDS encoding type II secretion system F family protein — protein sequence MALVELLGYVPLLLVTVLALPVALVPVSPRARLLVSRLSLPIFGRYVAESSPTRREQRERMRAAFVGESHRVFASQTLFIAGVAGVAGSVYGVYAGAAILRSLAVDVEQIRAVLPTPLEFLAAIVHVPDLSLWQLFGLLLTASATVGTALALGTYWARWTFLDQRARTRGIEIDATLPRTVAFVYALSRSGVPFQAVLRTLSRNQDVYGEAARDLSVAVRDMDAFGTDILTALQETAARTPSENLEEFTENLASVLSSGQNVSAFLRDQYERFQEEAQAQQRQYLDLLSTFAEVYVTVLVAGPLFFITVLVVVGLVIQNTLTLVRIVSYVAIPLATFGFVVYVDSMTESLSLPKRSDDGDDRPWSTPDRGDERDASGTEPAARAGDPAGMTDGGTVYDGRRAPDGHAENRARLAVYDRVGSLRETLSHPVETVLQAPAYSLVLTGPVGLLLVWLSIDGAARNAIGRITGGSAETTAAVGELAAIVDGPIVLATILALAGVAAAHEVQKKRIRAIEADMPDFLSRMASINEAGVTVVGSLSRLSDAELGRLGDEIARVWRDIRWGASVGDALTRLERRTNAPTVSRAVTLIRNAMAASGDISPVLHIAADEAQETRRLRRERRQEMLTYLVVIYVSFFVFLGIIVALTVSFIPAIEAAGQSTGGAIGDVGGVDAGVLGGLQSVNTAAYELLFFHTAAIQGVCSGIVAGQLGEGSVADGLKHATVLLVAAYVVFALL from the coding sequence ATGGCCCTCGTTGAGTTGCTCGGATACGTCCCGCTGCTGCTCGTGACGGTCCTGGCGCTGCCGGTCGCGCTCGTGCCCGTCAGCCCGCGCGCGAGATTACTCGTCTCTCGCCTCTCACTCCCGATTTTCGGGCGGTACGTCGCCGAATCAAGTCCGACGCGTCGCGAGCAACGCGAGCGAATGCGCGCGGCCTTCGTCGGCGAGAGCCACCGGGTGTTCGCCTCGCAGACGCTCTTCATCGCGGGCGTCGCGGGCGTCGCGGGCAGCGTCTACGGGGTCTACGCCGGGGCGGCGATCCTTCGCTCGCTCGCCGTCGACGTGGAGCAGATCCGCGCGGTTCTCCCGACGCCGCTGGAGTTCCTCGCGGCGATCGTCCACGTGCCCGACCTCTCCCTCTGGCAACTGTTCGGCCTGCTTCTCACCGCCAGCGCGACGGTCGGAACGGCGCTCGCCCTCGGAACCTACTGGGCCCGGTGGACGTTCCTCGACCAGCGGGCGCGGACGCGCGGCATCGAGATCGACGCGACGCTGCCGCGGACAGTGGCGTTCGTCTACGCGCTCTCGCGCTCCGGCGTCCCCTTTCAGGCCGTGTTGCGAACGCTCTCTCGCAATCAGGACGTGTACGGCGAGGCGGCGCGGGACCTCAGCGTCGCCGTCCGCGATATGGACGCGTTCGGCACCGATATCCTGACCGCGTTACAGGAGACCGCCGCGCGCACGCCGAGCGAGAACCTCGAGGAGTTCACCGAGAACCTCGCGAGCGTCCTCTCCTCGGGACAGAACGTCTCGGCGTTCCTGCGCGATCAGTACGAGCGGTTCCAGGAGGAGGCCCAGGCGCAACAGCGGCAGTATCTGGACCTGCTCTCGACGTTCGCGGAGGTCTACGTCACCGTCCTCGTCGCCGGGCCGCTGTTTTTCATCACCGTCCTCGTCGTGGTGGGGCTCGTGATTCAGAACACGCTCACGCTGGTCCGGATCGTGAGCTACGTCGCGATTCCGCTGGCGACGTTCGGGTTCGTCGTCTACGTCGACAGTATGACCGAGAGTCTGAGCCTGCCGAAGCGGAGCGACGACGGCGACGACCGGCCGTGGTCGACGCCGGACCGCGGCGACGAGCGGGACGCGAGCGGCACGGAACCGGCCGCCCGCGCCGGCGATCCAGCGGGGATGACGGACGGCGGGACGGTGTACGACGGGCGTCGCGCGCCGGACGGACACGCGGAGAACCGGGCCCGGCTCGCGGTGTACGATCGGGTCGGTTCGCTCCGAGAAACCCTTTCACACCCCGTCGAGACGGTCCTCCAGGCGCCCGCGTACTCGCTCGTCCTCACGGGGCCGGTCGGGCTCCTCCTCGTCTGGCTGTCGATCGACGGGGCCGCCAGAAACGCGATCGGAAGGATCACTGGGGGATCGGCCGAAACGACGGCGGCGGTCGGCGAGCTGGCCGCGATCGTCGACGGACCGATCGTGCTCGCGACGATACTCGCGCTCGCCGGAGTCGCCGCCGCACACGAGGTACAGAAGAAGCGGATCCGCGCCATCGAGGCCGATATGCCGGACTTCCTCAGCCGAATGGCGAGCATCAACGAGGCGGGCGTCACCGTCGTCGGGTCGCTGAGCCGCCTCTCCGACGCCGAACTCGGGCGGCTCGGCGACGAGATCGCCCGCGTGTGGCGGGATATCCGGTGGGGCGCGAGCGTCGGCGACGCGCTCACGAGGCTGGAGCGCCGGACGAACGCGCCGACGGTGTCGCGGGCGGTGACGCTCATCCGGAACGCGATGGCCGCCAGCGGCGACATCAGTCCGGTGCTCCACATCGCGGCCGACGAGGCCCAGGAGACCCGACGGCTCCGCCGCGAGCGACGTCAGGAGATGCTCACCTACCTCGTCGTCATCTACGTCTCCTTCTTCGTCTTCCTCGGGATCATCGTCGCGCTGACGGTGTCGTTCATCCCCGCGATCGAGGCGGCGGGCCAGTCGACCGGCGGCGCGATCGGAGACGTGGGCGGCGTCGACGCCGGCGTGCTCGGCGGCCTGCAGTCGGTGAACACCGCCGCCTACGAACTGCTCTTCTTCCACACCGCGGCGATCCAGGGCGTCTGTTCGGGGATCGTCGCCGGCCAGTTGGGAGAGGGGAGCGTCGCCGACGGGCTGAAGCACGCGACGGTCCTGCTGGTCGCCGCTTACGTGGTGTTCGCGCTGCTGTAA